A region from the Metarhizium brunneum chromosome 7, complete sequence genome encodes:
- the Pm20d2_2 gene encoding Peptidase M20 domain-containing protein 2, with amino-acid sequence MASFAEHEVDGFVVISTDADQCICPATEPKLLKAISEAAAEVGKEFWPINIKIHDNPELGYKEYIAHEALTSFMRRQPGWKVTPSAYGLKTAWVAVFDSGAKGAVVSFNAEMDSLPGIGHACGHNLIATASVIGAVAAAQVIKDEGIPGKIVLFGTPAEEGEGGKIRLLEAGAYSDHGVDISLISHPGIVPDAARMRTTAIERFKVEYYGREAHAAANPWLGINALDALVSAYNNVSMLRQQNMPGDIIQGYIAHGGVATNIIPAYACGHFAVRASSQARLEELRAKVYACFEAGATATGARMVLTRGGAYKDHVPNEELAQSFTRYFNALRPEHKILENAELDEARGTTLASTDQGDVSYAMPSLSAAFFITPGPGGQGPHNPEFAEAARTRDAYENAVRVGKGLAGVAVDVLSSKELLERAKKSWRDRMHAASRCTRGETRVMRNGHGYS; translated from the exons ATGGCCAGCTTTGCCGAGCATGAAGTTGACGGGTTCGTCGTCATTTCTACCGACGCAGACCAATGCATTTGTCCGGCGACGGAACCAAAGCTCCTGAAAGCCATCAGTGAAGCCGCTGCTGAAGTCGGCAAAGAATTTTGGCCCATCAACATCAAGATTCATGACAACCCCGAACTGGGATACAAGGAATACATTGCCCATGAAGCTCTAACGTCGTTTATGAGGCGACAGCCAGGGTGGAAAGTAACACCTTCAGCATACGGGCTGAAGACAGCATGGGTTGCGGTATTTGACAGCGGTGCCAAGGGCGCCGTTGTGTCGTTCAACGCAGAAATGG ACTCCCTACCTGGAATCGGGCACGCATGCGGGCACAACCTAATTGCCACCGCCTCGGTAATCGGCGCAGTTGCAGCCGCGCAAGTAATCAAGGACGAGGGAATACCAGGCAAGATTGTTCTCTTTGGAACTCCCGCAGAAGAAG GCGAAGGCGGCAAGATTCGTCTCCTGGAGGCGGGCGCATACTCGGACCATGGGGTCGACATCAGTCTCATATCGCACCCTGGCATTGTGCCTGACGCTGCGCGCATGCGCACCACGGCCATTGAGCGGTTCAAAGTGGAATACTACGGCCGAGAAGCACATGCCGCTGCCAATCCGTGGCTTGGCATCAACGCCCTAGACGCACTCGTATCCGCATACAATAACGTATCGATGCTCCGTCAGCAAAACATGCCTGGGGACATTATTCAAGGGTACATTGCTCACGGCGGCGTGGCAACCAACATTATTCCCGCGTACGCCTGTGGACATTTCGCCGTGAGGGCCAGTTCACAGGCCCGCCTTGAGGAGCTCAGGGCGAAAGTGTATGCTTGTTTCGAAGCAGGGGCCACGGCAACCGGTGCGAGAATGGTTCTCACAAGGGGCGGCGCGTACAAAGACCACGTCCCGAACGAGGAGCTGGCGCAGTCATTCACGCGGTATTTCAACGCGTTGCGCCCGGAGCACAAGATTTTGGAAAACGCAGAATTGGACGAAGCTAGGGGCACGACGTTGGCGAGCACGGATCAGGGCGACGTGAGCTACGCGATGCCCAGCTTGAGTGCTGCGTTTTTCATAACACCCGGCCCGGGAGGGCAAGGGCCACACAATCCCGAGTTTGCCGAGGCGGCGAGAACCAGAGATGCCTATGAGAATGCCGTGAGGGTTGGCAAGGGGTTGGCCGGCGTGGCGGTGGACGTTTTGAGCTCCAAGGAGTTGTTGGAGAGGGCTAAGAAGTCGTGGAGGGACAGGATGCACGCTGCATCACGATGTACAAGAGGGGAGACGCGAGTCATGCGCAATGGTCACGGCTATTCATGA